One genomic region from Nostoc sphaeroides encodes:
- a CDS encoding DNA methylase — protein sequence MAESFSHKWGQILGHFIQEFIRETLQKVADEHGFYLDFQRKRKARITKKVSWQDRYGNYHDLDYVLERGGTEDTLGLPVAFIETAWRRYTKHSRNKVQEIEGALIPLADTYSHLNPFLGAILAGVFTQGALDQLESKGFKILYLKYENIVKSFTSVGINASFNESTLETDFSNKIEQWKKLSEQDITNIKNQILSLEKFQIDKFINTLEQSFARLVQQVNVIVLHGLSQQSATVENAIEYIHNYPENQSTFAPALKYEIDIRYNNGDLIHAIFNNKIEALKFLRTFI from the coding sequence ATGGCAGAGTCGTTTTCACATAAATGGGGTCAGATTTTAGGGCATTTCATCCAGGAATTTATTCGTGAGACACTTCAAAAAGTGGCTGATGAACATGGTTTTTACTTAGATTTTCAGAGAAAGCGCAAGGCACGAATCACTAAAAAGGTATCATGGCAGGATCGCTACGGTAATTATCATGACCTTGACTATGTATTGGAACGAGGAGGTACAGAAGATACTCTTGGTCTTCCAGTAGCATTTATTGAGACTGCGTGGCGGCGTTACACCAAGCATTCTAGAAACAAGGTTCAAGAAATTGAAGGAGCGCTTATTCCTTTGGCAGACACCTATAGTCACCTTAACCCATTTTTAGGAGCTATTCTAGCAGGTGTGTTTACTCAAGGAGCGCTTGACCAATTAGAATCTAAGGGCTTTAAAATTCTTTATCTTAAGTATGAAAACATCGTTAAATCATTTACATCTGTTGGGATAAATGCATCTTTCAATGAAAGTACGCTAGAAACAGACTTTTCAAATAAAATTGAGCAATGGAAAAAATTATCAGAGCAGGATATTACTAACATCAAGAATCAAATACTAAGTCTTGAAAAATTCCAGATAGATAAATTTATCAATACCTTAGAGCAGTCATTTGCTAGACTAGTCCAACAGGTAAATGTCATTGTCCTACATGGGCTATCTCAACAAAGTGCTACTGTCGAAAATGCTATTGAATATATTCATAATTATCCAGAAAATCAATCTACATTTGCTCCAGCATTAAAATACGAGATTGATATTCGTTATAATAATGGTGATTTAATTCACGCCATATTTAACAATAAAATTGAAGCACTCAAATTTCTCAGAACATTTATTTAA
- a CDS encoding DNA methyltransferase, producing the protein MNQQLELPFEEFYSCTSKPLDSSSTFINNMKLPVHRWFRFSAGFSAQWVETIISQAKERGEITVLDPFSGSGTTLLASEKLGVECLGIEAHPFVVRIARAKLLYQTDADAYLEHIKKVIKCAENVQPCVDTYPKLIHECFSISSLESLDRLRQSWEKLADDSSESQLAWLTLVSILRHVSHAGTAPWQYILPNKKKQYSIDAMSAFGLMAESIATDMRIAGKIAASVACLIQSDARTCQGVPDNFANLVITSPPYANNYDYADATRLEMCFMKEISGWGDLQSAVRQYLIRSCSQHVTNKNVNLDEVLASHELYPIKASIIETCHKLSQERHLHGGKKNYHLMIACYFLDMARVWIALRRVCKSPATVCFMIGDSAPYGVYIPVIEWMGLLAQAAGFKSFNFEKVRDRNVKWKNRKHRVPLCEGCLWVYG; encoded by the coding sequence ATGAATCAACAATTAGAACTACCATTCGAGGAATTTTATTCTTGCACTTCTAAACCCTTAGACAGTTCATCTACATTCATTAATAACATGAAATTACCAGTTCATCGCTGGTTTAGATTTAGTGCAGGTTTCTCTGCACAATGGGTTGAAACTATAATTAGCCAAGCTAAAGAACGAGGAGAAATTACTGTCTTAGATCCATTCTCTGGTTCTGGTACAACTTTACTCGCATCTGAAAAGCTTGGAGTTGAATGTTTAGGAATTGAGGCTCATCCCTTTGTTGTGCGTATAGCAAGAGCTAAACTTTTATATCAAACTGACGCTGATGCTTATCTTGAACATATAAAAAAAGTTATAAAATGTGCCGAAAATGTTCAACCATGTGTAGATACATACCCAAAACTGATTCATGAATGCTTTAGTATATCTTCACTTGAGTCTCTAGATAGATTGCGCCAATCTTGGGAAAAACTTGCTGATGATTCATCTGAATCTCAGTTAGCTTGGTTAACGCTTGTATCAATTCTTCGTCATGTTTCTCATGCTGGAACTGCACCTTGGCAGTACATTTTACCAAATAAAAAGAAACAATATTCAATAGATGCAATGTCTGCTTTTGGGCTAATGGCAGAGAGTATAGCTACAGATATGAGAATTGCCGGAAAAATTGCGGCTTCTGTTGCTTGTCTTATTCAATCTGATGCTCGGACTTGCCAAGGTGTACCTGATAATTTTGCCAACTTGGTAATCACTTCACCACCCTATGCTAACAACTATGACTATGCAGATGCTACACGTCTAGAAATGTGTTTTATGAAAGAAATTTCTGGTTGGGGTGATTTACAAAGTGCGGTGAGGCAATACTTAATTCGTTCATGTTCGCAGCACGTAACCAATAAGAATGTAAACCTCGATGAAGTTCTAGCATCTCATGAATTATATCCAATTAAAGCTAGTATTATTGAAACCTGTCACAAATTATCCCAAGAACGACATTTGCATGGAGGTAAAAAGAATTATCACTTGATGATTGCCTGCTATTTTTTGGATATGGCTAGAGTTTGGATAGCACTTCGCAGAGTCTGCAAAAGTCCTGCAACAGTTTGTTTTATGATTGGCGATTCTGCTCCCTATGGTGTTTATATTCCGGTGATTGAATGGATGGGTTTATTAGCACAAGCAGCAGGGTTTAAATCTTTTAATTTTGAAAAAGTTCGTGACCGCAATGTAAAGTGGAAAAATCGCAAGCATAGAGTTCCTCTTTGCGAAGGTTGTTTGTGGGTTTACGGGTAG
- a CDS encoding acyl--CoA ligase, which produces MNLFELLAGEDNDLALVTPEGRSLTYKQLRENIVELVSQLNSFGLTRGKRIAIAMTNGSPMAITFLAAALCGTAAPLNPKYKQDEFAFYYEDTQANALITLSEEPEAAIAAVTPDMMLINAKVNTDGTLSFELVKTASKPAESSNSAAPNADDLAMILHTSGTTSRPKRVPIRHRNLIASANNIIGAYSLTADDITLCLMPLFHIHGLVGCLLATLASGGTLICPNGFNALEFWKLVDTYKPTWYSAAPTMHQTILARASRNTEIVKANRFRFIRSSSAPLAPIIIEQLEATLNAPVLESYSMTEASHLMTTNPLPPKVRKPGTVGYGFGVEVGIMDSEGNLLSQGNLGEVVVKAPNVIDGYENNPEANATAFVNGWFRTGDQGTLDADGYLRLTGRIKELINRGGEKISPLEVDDVLLRHPTVAEALAFAVPHKSLGEDIHAAVVLKGEVSEKELLAYCSTMLADFKVPKQIHILDQLPRGATGKLQRLAMAKLLNLA; this is translated from the coding sequence ATGAACTTATTTGAGCTTTTAGCAGGGGAAGACAACGATCTAGCCCTAGTTACGCCTGAGGGGCGATCGCTGACTTATAAGCAATTACGCGAAAATATTGTTGAACTCGTATCCCAACTCAACAGCTTTGGATTGACACGGGGAAAACGCATAGCCATTGCCATGACTAACGGTTCACCAATGGCTATTACCTTTTTGGCTGCCGCCCTGTGTGGTACTGCTGCACCCCTAAATCCCAAATACAAGCAAGACGAATTTGCCTTTTACTACGAAGATACTCAAGCAAATGCCCTGATTACTTTGTCTGAGGAACCAGAAGCAGCGATCGCCGCCGTCACACCCGACATGATGCTGATTAATGCCAAGGTAAACACTGATGGTACATTGAGCTTTGAATTAGTCAAAACAGCCTCAAAACCAGCAGAATCCTCGAATTCCGCAGCCCCCAACGCCGATGATTTAGCGATGATTCTCCACACTAGTGGCACTACCAGCCGTCCCAAACGTGTGCCGATTCGTCATCGCAACTTAATCGCCTCAGCCAACAACATCATTGGTGCTTACTCACTCACAGCAGATGATATTACACTTTGCCTAATGCCCCTGTTCCACATTCACGGATTAGTCGGCTGTTTGCTGGCAACTCTCGCATCGGGTGGCACATTAATTTGCCCTAATGGTTTTAATGCCTTGGAATTTTGGAAACTGGTAGATACTTACAAACCTACCTGGTACTCCGCAGCCCCAACCATGCACCAGACAATTTTGGCCCGCGCTAGCCGCAACACAGAAATTGTCAAAGCTAATCGCTTTCGTTTCATTCGCTCTAGTAGCGCTCCCTTGGCCCCAATTATCATTGAACAACTAGAGGCAACTCTTAATGCTCCCGTCCTGGAATCTTACAGCATGACTGAAGCATCTCACTTAATGACTACTAATCCCCTACCGCCAAAAGTGCGGAAACCGGGTACTGTCGGTTATGGCTTCGGTGTAGAAGTCGGCATTATGGACTCCGAAGGCAACTTATTATCTCAAGGAAACTTGGGCGAAGTGGTGGTAAAAGCACCCAATGTCATCGATGGCTACGAAAACAACCCGGAAGCTAACGCCACAGCTTTTGTAAACGGATGGTTCCGCACAGGAGATCAGGGTACACTGGATGCAGACGGCTACCTCCGCTTAACTGGACGCATTAAAGAATTGATTAACCGGGGTGGGGAAAAAATTTCTCCTTTAGAAGTGGATGATGTTTTGCTGCGCCATCCCACCGTCGCCGAAGCCTTAGCATTTGCCGTCCCCCACAAATCTTTAGGAGAAGATATCCATGCTGCTGTTGTTCTCAAGGGAGAAGTCAGCGAAAAAGAACTTTTAGCTTACTGTTCAACCATGCTGGCAGACTTCAAAGTTCCCAAGCAAATTCACATTTTAGATCAACTACCTCGTGGTGCTACCGGGAAATTGCAACGGTTGGCTATGGCGAAATTGCTTAACCTAGCCTGA
- a CDS encoding glycosyltransferase family 4 protein, with product MSPIKITMLGESLERQGGIVSVQKLILEEATEATSDIKFTHITTLPNGSAPQKVLVFLQAIGELFWNLLNKKADLIHVHVSERGSAFRHSITSLICWLFQKPLIIHAHSADFHLFYSELPELLKQWLSWSFRKCTRFIVLSDSWKKFYIENLGLKPEQVIVLPNAVRIPAQIPERVDSNQVFFLFLGRIGQRKGAFDLINAFASIPAQDKSKAKLVMAGDGDVEKARSLIQTLNLADYITILDWVDKEKRDELLAKADVFVLPSYNEGLPMALLEAMSWGLAVITTKVGGIPEVVTQNQNGLLLNPGEIQHLSEAMQSLIADKNLRISLGNNARLSVKHLDINTYLTSLKYIYASVVG from the coding sequence ATGAGTCCTATAAAAATTACTATGTTAGGCGAAAGCTTGGAGCGGCAAGGTGGAATAGTTTCTGTGCAAAAGCTCATCCTTGAAGAAGCTACTGAAGCTACTTCTGATATTAAATTTACACATATTACTACTTTACCGAATGGCTCTGCTCCCCAGAAAGTATTAGTCTTTTTGCAGGCAATAGGGGAGTTATTTTGGAACTTATTAAATAAAAAAGCCGACCTAATTCATGTTCATGTTTCAGAGAGAGGTAGCGCTTTTCGTCACTCAATCACTAGTCTTATTTGTTGGCTATTTCAAAAGCCGCTAATTATTCATGCTCATAGTGCTGACTTTCATTTGTTTTACTCTGAGCTTCCTGAATTGCTTAAGCAATGGCTAAGTTGGTCTTTTAGAAAATGTACCCGTTTTATTGTTTTATCAGATAGCTGGAAAAAATTCTATATCGAAAATCTTGGTTTGAAGCCAGAGCAAGTTATTGTTCTTCCTAACGCGGTAAGAATTCCCGCCCAAATCCCAGAGCGTGTAGATTCTAACCAGGTATTTTTCTTATTTTTAGGGCGCATAGGTCAGCGCAAAGGTGCATTTGATTTAATTAACGCATTTGCTTCTATACCTGCCCAAGACAAAAGTAAAGCAAAGTTGGTTATGGCAGGGGATGGAGATGTAGAAAAAGCTCGTAGTTTGATTCAAACTCTAAATCTTGCTGACTACATCACTATCCTAGACTGGGTAGACAAAGAAAAACGCGACGAGCTTTTAGCTAAAGCTGATGTATTTGTTTTACCTTCTTACAACGAAGGTTTGCCGATGGCACTACTAGAAGCAATGAGTTGGGGTTTAGCTGTCATAACTACTAAAGTAGGAGGAATACCCGAAGTAGTTACTCAAAACCAGAATGGTTTATTACTGAATCCGGGTGAAATTCAACATTTGTCAGAGGCAATGCAATCTTTAATTGCAGATAAAAATTTGAGAATATCTCTAGGAAATAATGCACGCCTAAGTGTTAAACACTTAGATATCAACACTTATCTTACATCTTTAAAATACATTTATGCATCAGTCGTAGGTTGA
- a CDS encoding WecB/TagA/CpsF family glycosyltransferase gives MDTKTFPEIKLFDTRFHQVKVQELIDYLVESVKKPKKTIVENVNIRAMNFAYEKSWYRDFLNNADLVFCDGFGVLLAANLSGYSLNSAHRMTAPDYIEDLALKCEKENVSLFLLAGKPGVVDEAITKLVSIAPNLRIDGHHGYFDKAGKENDLIIEKINNFRPDILYIGFGMPLQEQWIIDNLNKIEARVFLPLGACLDFYTNSTYRGPEWLTNNGFEWLTRLITEPTRLWDRYIIGNPLFFYRLFKQKIAQKLVANR, from the coding sequence ATGGATACGAAAACTTTTCCTGAAATCAAATTGTTTGATACAAGGTTCCATCAAGTTAAGGTACAAGAATTAATCGACTATTTAGTAGAATCAGTCAAAAAGCCCAAAAAGACAATTGTCGAAAATGTGAATATTAGAGCTATGAATTTTGCTTATGAAAAGTCTTGGTATCGAGATTTTTTAAATAATGCAGATTTAGTATTTTGCGATGGATTTGGTGTCTTGTTAGCAGCTAACTTAAGCGGTTATTCGCTGAATTCTGCACATCGCATGACAGCACCAGATTATATAGAAGATTTAGCATTGAAATGTGAAAAAGAAAATGTTTCTTTATTTTTATTAGCTGGAAAACCCGGCGTAGTGGATGAAGCAATTACAAAGTTAGTATCCATTGCACCAAACCTTCGGATAGACGGACATCATGGTTACTTTGATAAAGCAGGAAAAGAGAATGATTTAATAATAGAAAAAATTAATAATTTCCGACCAGATATTTTATATATTGGTTTTGGTATGCCATTACAGGAGCAGTGGATTATAGATAACTTAAATAAAATTGAAGCTCGTGTATTTTTACCTTTAGGCGCATGTCTAGATTTTTATACTAACTCTACATATCGTGGCCCCGAATGGCTGACGAATAATGGCTTTGAGTGGTTAACACGCTTAATTACTGAACCTACTCGTCTATGGGATCGTTATATTATAGGTAATCCCTTGTTTTTTTATCGTCTATTTAAGCAAAAAATCGCTCAAAAATTGGTAGCAAATCGCTAA
- a CDS encoding BMP family ABC transporter substrate-binding protein, whose product MDRRNFLKYVTLAGSSFALTSCVQGKNSKSQGEVSPSASPVAVNEPLKVGFVYTGPVGDFGWTYAHDLGRRDMEANLQDKVKTTFVENVNGVADAQRVIRQLALDGNKLIFTTSLGYMNPTIKVAKDFSDVVFEHCRGYKRAANVGTYLGRFEEPRYLTGMIAGKMTKSNVVGFIGAYPIPEVIRGISAFTQGVRLTNPQAKVKVLWVQSWYDPAKEREAAQALVNLGADVLTQHTDSGAVVQLAQEKGIYAFGYNTDMSKFGQKAHLTSAINKWGKFYTDKALAVMTNTWKSQEVWDGIGQGMVDISPMNQAIPEDVQQLVNGKRDEFIQGTAHPFDGPVKDQKGVVRVPKGKVLDDRRQLAMDWYVEGIEGSIPKGKS is encoded by the coding sequence ATGGATCGTCGGAATTTTCTAAAGTATGTCACTTTAGCAGGATCTAGCTTTGCCTTAACTAGTTGTGTTCAAGGCAAAAATTCCAAATCGCAGGGTGAAGTATCTCCCTCAGCGTCGCCTGTGGCGGTGAATGAACCTCTCAAGGTAGGATTTGTTTATACCGGGCCTGTGGGTGATTTTGGCTGGACTTATGCCCATGATTTAGGTCGCAGAGACATGGAAGCCAATCTTCAAGATAAGGTAAAAACTACTTTTGTAGAAAATGTCAACGGGGTTGCTGACGCCCAAAGGGTGATTCGCCAATTAGCATTGGATGGTAACAAGTTAATTTTTACAACTTCCTTGGGGTATATGAACCCAACAATTAAAGTTGCCAAGGACTTTAGTGATGTTGTCTTTGAACACTGTAGAGGATACAAACGTGCTGCCAATGTCGGCACTTATCTGGGACGCTTTGAAGAACCGCGTTACTTAACCGGCATGATTGCTGGCAAGATGACAAAATCAAATGTAGTTGGTTTCATTGGCGCATACCCAATTCCAGAAGTAATTCGGGGAATCAGTGCATTCACTCAAGGAGTAAGGTTAACAAATCCCCAAGCAAAAGTTAAGGTACTTTGGGTACAAAGTTGGTACGATCCAGCTAAAGAAAGAGAAGCGGCTCAAGCTTTGGTGAATTTAGGTGCAGATGTACTGACACAGCATACCGACTCTGGTGCTGTTGTCCAACTGGCACAAGAAAAAGGCATTTATGCTTTTGGCTACAACACTGATATGAGTAAGTTTGGTCAAAAAGCCCACCTGACATCAGCTATTAACAAATGGGGCAAATTCTATACAGATAAAGCTTTGGCTGTAATGACTAATACTTGGAAGTCTCAAGAGGTTTGGGATGGCATTGGTCAAGGAATGGTGGATATTTCGCCGATGAATCAGGCGATTCCAGAGGATGTGCAACAACTGGTGAATGGGAAGCGCGATGAGTTTATTCAGGGGACTGCACATCCTTTTGATGGCCCGGTGAAAGATCAAAAAGGGGTGGTGCGAGTACCAAAAGGTAAGGTTTTGGATGATCGCAGACAACTGGCGATGGATTGGTATGTTGAGGGAATTGAAGGGTCAATTCCTAAAGGGAAATCTTAG
- a CDS encoding cobalt-precorrin-6A reductase, with the protein MRLLILGGTGDAAELAARVAAIQGLEAITSLAGRTREPSVPLGDLRVGGFGGVAGLASYLRVMQIDLLIDATHPFATQISFNAADAATEVGVPRLMLIRPPWEKASGDRWIEVGSVEAAAASVANQAQRVFLTVGRQELAAFAHLDKIWFLMRMIDPPSDDALVPPGVILCDRGPFTLNNERQILIHNKIDTIVSKNSGGDATKPKIIAARELGVNVVMVNRPAIPPGEQVTDVDGALAWLFDKLHD; encoded by the coding sequence ATGCGCCTTTTGATTCTGGGTGGAACGGGAGATGCCGCAGAACTAGCTGCCAGAGTGGCGGCTATCCAAGGGTTAGAAGCAATCACGTCTCTAGCTGGGCGCACCCGTGAACCATCAGTACCGTTGGGGGATTTACGGGTTGGAGGCTTTGGTGGTGTGGCTGGATTGGCTAGCTATTTGCGAGTCATGCAAATCGATTTATTAATTGATGCAACCCATCCTTTTGCGACTCAGATTTCTTTCAATGCGGCGGATGCTGCAACCGAAGTCGGAGTACCCCGTTTGATGTTAATACGCCCTCCTTGGGAAAAAGCAAGTGGCGATCGCTGGATTGAAGTTGGGAGTGTTGAAGCCGCCGCCGCATCTGTAGCAAACCAGGCACAGCGAGTATTTTTGACCGTTGGTAGGCAAGAACTCGCCGCCTTTGCTCACCTAGATAAAATTTGGTTTCTGATGCGGATGATTGACCCTCCTAGTGATGATGCTTTAGTGCCTCCGGGAGTGATATTGTGCGATCGCGGGCCCTTTACCCTCAATAATGAAAGGCAAATCCTGATTCATAACAAGATTGATACCATAGTGAGTAAAAATAGCGGTGGCGATGCAACAAAGCCCAAGATTATTGCAGCGCGAGAACTCGGCGTAAACGTTGTTATGGTAAATCGTCCAGCCATACCGCCAGGGGAGCAGGTTACTGATGTTGATGGTGCTTTGGCATGGCTATTTGACAAGTTGCACGACTAA
- a CDS encoding DUF1636 domain-containing protein has product MTTTVNISPTSPLGGADHTLFVCKTCASVWQDGKRLGESGGEKLLSELQQLAQDWDLRDDFPIQEVECMSACNRSCVVAFAAKGKLTYLFGDLAVDGSASAVLECASQYYGKANGLLPWSERPEALKKGILAKIPPLS; this is encoded by the coding sequence ATGACTACTACTGTAAATATTTCCCCGACTAGTCCCTTGGGTGGTGCTGACCATACTTTATTTGTTTGCAAAACTTGTGCTAGCGTTTGGCAAGATGGAAAACGCTTAGGTGAAAGTGGCGGTGAAAAACTTCTATCTGAACTTCAGCAGCTTGCACAAGATTGGGACTTACGAGATGATTTCCCAATTCAGGAAGTTGAATGCATGAGTGCTTGTAATCGTTCCTGTGTAGTTGCCTTTGCTGCCAAGGGCAAATTAACATATCTATTTGGTGATTTAGCCGTTGATGGTAGTGCATCTGCGGTACTAGAATGTGCTAGTCAATACTATGGCAAAGCAAATGGTTTACTCCCTTGGTCAGAGCGTCCTGAAGCGCTGAAAAAGGGCATTTTGGCAAAAATTCCACCTTTATCTTAA
- a CDS encoding winged helix-turn-helix transcriptional regulator, giving the protein MKAEAENNRRLTCEVETTLKVIGGRWKVLIIRELMTGVKRFGELQRALPGVTQKMLTQQLREMEEDGIIHREVYPQIPPKVEYSLTPLGETLQPILYAMHEWAVQRLALKNHHQY; this is encoded by the coding sequence ATGAAAGCTGAAGCAGAAAATAATCGCAGGCTGACTTGTGAAGTAGAAACTACCCTAAAGGTGATTGGCGGACGCTGGAAAGTTTTGATTATTAGAGAATTAATGACTGGCGTAAAACGATTTGGTGAATTGCAACGGGCTTTACCTGGAGTTACGCAAAAGATGCTGACTCAGCAACTTAGAGAGATGGAGGAAGACGGTATTATTCATCGAGAAGTTTATCCCCAAATTCCGCCCAAGGTGGAATATTCTCTGACGCCTTTAGGAGAAACTTTACAACCAATTCTCTATGCTATGCATGAATGGGCTGTGCAACGGTTAGCTCTAAAAAATCATCATCAATATTGA
- a CDS encoding salt stress protein, Slr1339 family — translation MDSIDKLLAELQTEYKEVQPQQQQSKSATAKSFIPSSPKSASFMDNLLAEIKADFAEEDAAIELKRQQELEQERIRQEQLKAKELEALKVEAKEWLAKVDPLSSEGLWFERFAESYPSKLEAAIEYLRNN, via the coding sequence ATGGATTCCATTGATAAGCTATTAGCTGAACTCCAAACCGAATACAAAGAAGTACAACCTCAACAGCAGCAGTCAAAATCAGCCACAGCCAAATCGTTTATTCCATCATCGCCAAAGTCGGCATCTTTCATGGATAACCTTTTGGCAGAAATTAAGGCTGATTTTGCCGAAGAGGATGCTGCTATTGAGTTAAAAAGGCAGCAAGAACTAGAACAAGAACGAATTCGGCAAGAACAACTCAAAGCCAAAGAATTAGAGGCTTTGAAAGTGGAAGCAAAAGAATGGTTAGCCAAAGTAGATCCACTTTCTTCCGAAGGGCTTTGGTTTGAAAGGTTTGCTGAAAGTTACCCCTCAAAATTAGAGGCAGCGATTGAATATTTGAGAAATAACTAA
- a CDS encoding vWA domain-containing protein, whose protein sequence is MLENRDYTLIIDKSGSMATQDQKGGRTRWFAAQESTLALASKCEQFDPDGITIYVFSGKFKRYENVTSSIVGQIFRENDPSGTTDLASVLKHATDDYLQRKADGQTKPNGETILVITDGEPDDRKAVMKVIIEVSRRIDRDEELAISFIQVGTDPQATRFLKVLDDELQSAGAKFDICDTITMEDMEDLSLSEVLLNAIND, encoded by the coding sequence ATGCTAGAAAATCGTGATTACACCTTGATTATCGACAAAAGTGGCAGTATGGCAACCCAAGATCAAAAGGGTGGTAGAACTAGATGGTTTGCAGCCCAGGAATCTACTTTAGCCTTAGCTAGCAAGTGTGAACAATTTGACCCGGACGGCATCACTATTTATGTATTTTCTGGTAAATTTAAGCGGTACGAAAATGTCACATCCAGCATTGTAGGGCAAATTTTCCGAGAAAATGACCCCTCTGGTACAACCGACTTAGCAAGTGTATTAAAACACGCAACTGATGATTACCTTCAACGGAAAGCAGACGGTCAAACCAAGCCAAATGGTGAAACAATATTAGTAATTACTGATGGTGAACCGGATGATCGCAAAGCAGTCATGAAGGTAATTATTGAAGTTTCTCGCCGCATTGATCGAGATGAAGAATTAGCTATTTCGTTTATTCAAGTTGGTACAGATCCACAAGCTACCCGCTTTCTCAAAGTCTTAGATGATGAACTCCAAAGTGCTGGTGCTAAGTTTGATATCTGTGACACCATTACTATGGAAGATATGGAAGATTTGAGTCTATCAGAAGTGTTACTCAATGCCATTAATGACTAG
- a CDS encoding vWA domain-containing protein, protein MMSDRDYTLIIDKSGSMSTPDQVGGRSRWDIAQESTLALARKAEQFDPDGITVYLFSGRFKRYDDVTSAKVAQIFLENDPSGTTNLASVLQDALNNYFQRKAAGKSKPNGETILVITDGEPDDRKAVFEVIIHATRQMERDEELAISIIQVGSDPQATKFLKALDDQLQSVGAKFDICDTVTLDDLEDMSLVDVLTNAITD, encoded by the coding sequence ATGATGAGCGATCGCGACTACACATTAATCATTGACAAAAGCGGTAGTATGTCCACGCCCGACCAAGTGGGTGGTAGAAGTAGATGGGATATAGCCCAAGAATCTACTCTGGCTTTAGCAAGAAAGGCCGAACAGTTTGACCCCGATGGCATTACGGTTTATTTGTTTTCGGGTAGATTTAAACGCTACGATGATGTCACCTCAGCCAAAGTCGCCCAGATATTTCTCGAAAATGACCCTTCTGGAACAACAAACTTAGCATCTGTACTCCAGGATGCCCTCAATAACTACTTTCAACGCAAAGCAGCCGGTAAAAGCAAGCCAAACGGAGAGACAATTTTAGTTATCACCGATGGTGAACCAGACGATCGCAAAGCTGTATTTGAAGTGATCATTCATGCGACTCGCCAGATGGAACGTGATGAAGAATTAGCAATTTCGATCATTCAAGTGGGTTCAGATCCCCAAGCAACTAAGTTCCTCAAAGCTTTGGACGATCAGTTGCAAAGTGTCGGCGCTAAATTTGATATTTGTGATACCGTCACTTTAGACGACTTAGAAGATATGAGCCTTGTAGATGTATTGACGAATGCAATAACTGACTAA